In Papaver somniferum cultivar HN1 chromosome 1, ASM357369v1, whole genome shotgun sequence, a genomic segment contains:
- the LOC113330065 gene encoding uncharacterized protein LOC113330065 isoform X2 — protein MLKCAEQDEDGFVMLDLCINGGEDDDMDGGGGVHMERSCVTDPRFRKKMTPKKKCVSKPNMTPRRSPRLQKKSKKQEKLRKKLPTRLDFEDEALNEVEVQVTQASVADNQGVVDVNESEASTHADKLEVTRDDEEDQPVKLPNIAVDECNPDDNFEFEYESSDDEIKGREKNVEGYETNDDGYFPYDYADVEVEEDDEGNRTDDGESNGDVLGNDDVSASNDVPANGDVPANGNMPANGNMPANVDIPANGDIPANGYVPTDGDTPEVPWTEDMEAEWQFYFGGTNAEDPVDLSMLEEPIPEPTPGVLMKGMIFPDRDAFTDHLRYYAVKTKNNFKYKKLDFERVVAECMNKDNQGCKWEVTARKIPKEATFSIRKVGEEHSCVGPGDHTNPACNARFVSEYLKKKLTATSTIPKAREIIDDWIWPAFDTYVPYWVANDARNMVLQHFNGSYEESFAKIRDKPVCKLLTMYSQMVMLLFAKRNAVAAKWKSGQLVPAALDLIKKMTDNISQFKTGPSQILKLYEVTNRATGKVFTVDIIEKTCSCIQWQLRDFPCQHDVCVLVTMRPDWPKYCSKYYTVDFYRTTYSWAITPLGNMEDWPECEGVKIKPPHLLREPGRPCVNRKRSWTEMNPEKKARHCRKCGGSRHNSRTCKGGEVGSNPKGKKARVECEVNGSSFTTTTSKPKKIPTGTKIRRSRASDSGKKTTSRTASSSETVKKTTSIATTKPEGKQPKPKTAATSSSVNVSIRNINKGPVKQTINNFNYDAGSKRQRKPTVQFDL, from the exons ATGCTTAAATGTGCTGAGCAAGATGAGGATGGATTTGTTATGTTAGATTTGTGTATAAATGGTGGtgaagatgatgatatggatggtggtggtggggtTCATATGGAAAGAAGTTGTGTAACTGATCCTAGATTTAGAAAGAAGATGACTCCAAAGAAGAAATGTGTCTCTAAGCCAAATATGACACCTAGAAGAAGTCCAAGACTGCAAAAGAAGTCGAAGAAGCAAGAGAAGTTAAGGAAAAAGCTACCTACAAGACTGGATTTTGAAGATGAAGCTCTGAATGAAGTTGAAGTTCAAGTTACGCAGGCTAGTGTGGCTGATAACCAAGGAGTAGTAGATGTGAATGAAAGTGAAGCATCCACACATGCAGATAAATTGGAAGTCACACGTGATGACGAAGAAGATCAACCAGTAAAACTCCCAAATATAGCTGTAGATGAGTGTAACCCGGATGATAATTTTGAATTTGAGTATGAATCAAGTGATGATGAAATTAAAGGGAGGGAGAAAAATGTTGAAGGGTATGAGACTAATGATGATGGGTATTTTCCTTATGATTATGCAGATgtagaagttgaagaagatgatgaggggAATAGAACTGATGATGGTGAGTCCAATGGTGATgttcttggaaatgatgatgtgTCTGCAAGTAATGATGTTCCTGCAAACGGTGATGTACCTGCAAATGGTAATATGCCTGCAAATGGTAATATGCCTGCAAATGTTGATATACCTGCAAATGGTGATATTCCTGCAAATGGTTATGTGCCTACAGATGGAGATACCCCTGAAGTGCCTTGGACTGAAGATATGGAAGCTGAGTGGCAATTTTATTTTGGTGGTACAAATGCTGAGGACCCGGTAGATTTGTCTATGCTTGAAGAACCAATTCCTGAACCTACTCCTGGTGTGTTGATGAAGGGGATGATTTTTCCAGATAGAGATGCTTTCACAGATCATCTTAGGTACTATGCagtgaagacgaagaacaattTTAAGTACAAGAAGCTTGACTTTGAAAGAGTTGTCGCTGAGTGTATGAATAAAGACAATCAAGGTTGTAAGTGGGAAGTTACTGcaagaaaaataccaaaagaGGCCACCTTCAGCATCAGAAAAGTTGGTGAAGAACATAGTTGTGTTGGTCCTGGAGATCATACGAATCCTGCTTGCAATGCAAGGTTTGTAAGTGAGTATTTGAAGAAGAAACTAACAGCTACGTCAACAATTCCAAAGGCTCGGGAGATAATTGATGACTGGATATGGCCAGCTTTTGATACATATGTTCCATATTGGGTTGCAAATGATGCAAGG AATATGGTTTTACAACACTTCAATGGTAGTTATGAGGAATCTTTTGCAAAGATTAGGGACAAGCCAGTTTGCAAGTTGCTAACCATGTACTCTCAGATGGTTATGTTGTTGTTTGCCAAGAGAAATGCAGTAGCTGCCAAATGGAAAAGTGGTCAACTAGTCCCTGCTGCACTCGATCTAATTAAGAAAATGACAGATAACATAAGCCAGTTTAAGACTGGTCCTTCACAGATATTAAAATTGTATGAAGTTACTAACAGGGCCACAGGAAAAGTGTTTACAGTTGACATTATTGAAAAAACTTGTTCTTGTATCCAATGGCAGCTCAGGGACTTCCCCTGTCAGCATGATGTGTGTGTGTTGGTCACCATGAGACCAGATTGGCCTAA GTACTGTAGTAAATACTACACAGTGGATTTTTATAGGACCACATACTCCTGGGCAATTACACCACTAGGAAACATGGAAGACTGGCCTGAG TGTGAAGGAGTAAAGATCAAACCTCCACATTTGCTTAGAGAACCAGGCAGGCCTTGTGTCAACAGGAAGAGGTCCTGGACAGAGATGAACCCCGAGAAGAAAGCGAGACACTGTCGTAAGTGTGGTGGTTCGAGGCACAACAGCAGAACATGTAAAGGTGGTGAGGTTGGATCCAACCCCAAGGGAAAGAAAGCTAGAGTTGAATGCGAGGTGAATGGAAGTTCATTTACAACCACTACCTCAAAACCAAAAAAGATTCCCACTGGAACCAAGATCAGAAGGAGCAGAGCAAGTGATTCTGGTAAAAAGACAACCTCAAGGACTGCTTCATCTTCTGAAACTGTTAAAAAGACTACATCAATTGCAACAACTAAGCCAGAAGGAAAACAACCAAAGCCTAAAACTGCTGCTACATCATCTAGTGTGAATGTGTCCATCAGAAACATCAACAAGGGCCCTGTGAAGCAGACCATTAACAATTTCAACTATGATGCAGGTTCAAAGAGGCAGAGGAAGCCTACAGTCCAGTTTGATTTGTAA
- the LOC113330065 gene encoding uncharacterized protein LOC113330065 isoform X1 produces the protein MKVIERNFRLTVLNQIAGIEAGKALYVLNVFANDISFDGFIEHVRSRLNLSTDHKIEILWDCNLLLDACDFFEMLKCAEQDEDGFVMLDLCINGGEDDDMDGGGGVHMERSCVTDPRFRKKMTPKKKCVSKPNMTPRRSPRLQKKSKKQEKLRKKLPTRLDFEDEALNEVEVQVTQASVADNQGVVDVNESEASTHADKLEVTRDDEEDQPVKLPNIAVDECNPDDNFEFEYESSDDEIKGREKNVEGYETNDDGYFPYDYADVEVEEDDEGNRTDDGESNGDVLGNDDVSASNDVPANGDVPANGNMPANGNMPANVDIPANGDIPANGYVPTDGDTPEVPWTEDMEAEWQFYFGGTNAEDPVDLSMLEEPIPEPTPGVLMKGMIFPDRDAFTDHLRYYAVKTKNNFKYKKLDFERVVAECMNKDNQGCKWEVTARKIPKEATFSIRKVGEEHSCVGPGDHTNPACNARFVSEYLKKKLTATSTIPKAREIIDDWIWPAFDTYVPYWVANDARNMVLQHFNGSYEESFAKIRDKPVCKLLTMYSQMVMLLFAKRNAVAAKWKSGQLVPAALDLIKKMTDNISQFKTGPSQILKLYEVTNRATGKVFTVDIIEKTCSCIQWQLRDFPCQHDVCVLVTMRPDWPKYCSKYYTVDFYRTTYSWAITPLGNMEDWPECEGVKIKPPHLLREPGRPCVNRKRSWTEMNPEKKARHCRKCGGSRHNSRTCKGGEVGSNPKGKKARVECEVNGSSFTTTTSKPKKIPTGTKIRRSRASDSGKKTTSRTASSSETVKKTTSIATTKPEGKQPKPKTAATSSSVNVSIRNINKGPVKQTINNFNYDAGSKRQRKPTVQFDL, from the exons AT GAAAGTGATTGAAAGGAATTTTAGGCTAACTGTTCTAAATCAGATTGCCGGGATTGAAGCTGGTAAAGCATTGTATGTGTTGAATGTATTTGCAAATGATATTAGCTTTGATGGGTTTATTGAACACGTAAGGAGTAGGTTGAATTTGTCTACGGACCACAAAATCGAAATACTCTGGGACTGTAACTTACTACTTGATGCATGTGATTTCTTTGAAATGCTTAAATGTGCTGAGCAAGATGAGGATGGATTTGTTATGTTAGATTTGTGTATAAATGGTGGtgaagatgatgatatggatggtggtggtggggtTCATATGGAAAGAAGTTGTGTAACTGATCCTAGATTTAGAAAGAAGATGACTCCAAAGAAGAAATGTGTCTCTAAGCCAAATATGACACCTAGAAGAAGTCCAAGACTGCAAAAGAAGTCGAAGAAGCAAGAGAAGTTAAGGAAAAAGCTACCTACAAGACTGGATTTTGAAGATGAAGCTCTGAATGAAGTTGAAGTTCAAGTTACGCAGGCTAGTGTGGCTGATAACCAAGGAGTAGTAGATGTGAATGAAAGTGAAGCATCCACACATGCAGATAAATTGGAAGTCACACGTGATGACGAAGAAGATCAACCAGTAAAACTCCCAAATATAGCTGTAGATGAGTGTAACCCGGATGATAATTTTGAATTTGAGTATGAATCAAGTGATGATGAAATTAAAGGGAGGGAGAAAAATGTTGAAGGGTATGAGACTAATGATGATGGGTATTTTCCTTATGATTATGCAGATgtagaagttgaagaagatgatgaggggAATAGAACTGATGATGGTGAGTCCAATGGTGATgttcttggaaatgatgatgtgTCTGCAAGTAATGATGTTCCTGCAAACGGTGATGTACCTGCAAATGGTAATATGCCTGCAAATGGTAATATGCCTGCAAATGTTGATATACCTGCAAATGGTGATATTCCTGCAAATGGTTATGTGCCTACAGATGGAGATACCCCTGAAGTGCCTTGGACTGAAGATATGGAAGCTGAGTGGCAATTTTATTTTGGTGGTACAAATGCTGAGGACCCGGTAGATTTGTCTATGCTTGAAGAACCAATTCCTGAACCTACTCCTGGTGTGTTGATGAAGGGGATGATTTTTCCAGATAGAGATGCTTTCACAGATCATCTTAGGTACTATGCagtgaagacgaagaacaattTTAAGTACAAGAAGCTTGACTTTGAAAGAGTTGTCGCTGAGTGTATGAATAAAGACAATCAAGGTTGTAAGTGGGAAGTTACTGcaagaaaaataccaaaagaGGCCACCTTCAGCATCAGAAAAGTTGGTGAAGAACATAGTTGTGTTGGTCCTGGAGATCATACGAATCCTGCTTGCAATGCAAGGTTTGTAAGTGAGTATTTGAAGAAGAAACTAACAGCTACGTCAACAATTCCAAAGGCTCGGGAGATAATTGATGACTGGATATGGCCAGCTTTTGATACATATGTTCCATATTGGGTTGCAAATGATGCAAGG AATATGGTTTTACAACACTTCAATGGTAGTTATGAGGAATCTTTTGCAAAGATTAGGGACAAGCCAGTTTGCAAGTTGCTAACCATGTACTCTCAGATGGTTATGTTGTTGTTTGCCAAGAGAAATGCAGTAGCTGCCAAATGGAAAAGTGGTCAACTAGTCCCTGCTGCACTCGATCTAATTAAGAAAATGACAGATAACATAAGCCAGTTTAAGACTGGTCCTTCACAGATATTAAAATTGTATGAAGTTACTAACAGGGCCACAGGAAAAGTGTTTACAGTTGACATTATTGAAAAAACTTGTTCTTGTATCCAATGGCAGCTCAGGGACTTCCCCTGTCAGCATGATGTGTGTGTGTTGGTCACCATGAGACCAGATTGGCCTAA GTACTGTAGTAAATACTACACAGTGGATTTTTATAGGACCACATACTCCTGGGCAATTACACCACTAGGAAACATGGAAGACTGGCCTGAG TGTGAAGGAGTAAAGATCAAACCTCCACATTTGCTTAGAGAACCAGGCAGGCCTTGTGTCAACAGGAAGAGGTCCTGGACAGAGATGAACCCCGAGAAGAAAGCGAGACACTGTCGTAAGTGTGGTGGTTCGAGGCACAACAGCAGAACATGTAAAGGTGGTGAGGTTGGATCCAACCCCAAGGGAAAGAAAGCTAGAGTTGAATGCGAGGTGAATGGAAGTTCATTTACAACCACTACCTCAAAACCAAAAAAGATTCCCACTGGAACCAAGATCAGAAGGAGCAGAGCAAGTGATTCTGGTAAAAAGACAACCTCAAGGACTGCTTCATCTTCTGAAACTGTTAAAAAGACTACATCAATTGCAACAACTAAGCCAGAAGGAAAACAACCAAAGCCTAAAACTGCTGCTACATCATCTAGTGTGAATGTGTCCATCAGAAACATCAACAAGGGCCCTGTGAAGCAGACCATTAACAATTTCAACTATGATGCAGGTTCAAAGAGGCAGAGGAAGCCTACAGTCCAGTTTGATTTGTAA
- the LOC113290033 gene encoding cytokinin riboside 5'-monophosphate phosphoribohydrolase LOG1-like, translated as MSSDPVIVMENQIIQHQPLMRITMRSRFKRVCVFCGSSPGNKPTYQLAAIQLGNELVERNIDLVYGGGSIGLMGLVSQSVYDGGRHVLGVIPKTLMPIEITGETVGEVRTVSGMHQRKAEMARHADAFIALPGGYGTLEELLEVITWAQLGIHDKPVGLLNVDGYYNSLLSFIDKAVDEGFISPAARHIIVSAPTAHELMSKLEEYEPKHCGVASKVSWEMEQQYSSNNNKSDIAR; from the exons ATGAGCTCTGATCCTGTAATTGTTATGGAAAACCAAATAATACAACATCAACCGTTGATGAGGATCACAATGAGATCAAGATTTAAACGTGTATGTGTATTCTGCGGGAGTAGTCCTGGCAACAAACCTACTTACCAACTTGCTGCAATTCAGCTTGGCAATGAATTG GTGGAGAGAAATATTGATCTTGTTTATGGAGGAGGAAGTATTGGTCTCATGGGTCTTGTCTCTCAATCTGTTTATGACGGAGGTCGTCATGTTTTGGG AGTAATTCCAAAAACGCTAATGCCTATAGAG ATAACTGGTGAAACAGTAGGAGAAGTGAGAACGGTTTCCGGTATGCACCAACGGAAAGCAGAAATGGCACGTCATGCCGACGCTTTCATCGCGTTGCCAGGTGGTTACGGGACGTTAGAAGAACTACTAGAGGTTATCACTTGGGCTCAGTTAGGAATTCACGATAAACCTGTAGGGTTGCTGAACGTGGATGGATACTACAATTCCTTGCTAAGTTTTATAGATAAAGCCGTGGATGAAGGCTTCATATCCCCTGCTGCAAGGCATATCATAGTTTCAGCTCCTACTGCACACGAACTTATGTCCAAGCTCGAG GAGTACGAGCCGAAGCATTGCGGCGTAGCTTCAAAAGTAAGCTGGGAAATGGAGCAGCAATATTCATCCAATAACAATAAATCAGATATTGCTCGGTAG